A genome region from Anastrepha obliqua isolate idAnaObli1 chromosome 4, idAnaObli1_1.0, whole genome shotgun sequence includes the following:
- the LOC129244954 gene encoding nose resistant to fluoxetine protein 6: MFYFNLFLLNNIFFWGNVIPVVGQFDMTIYKKMPPLYQFDDYDQCLQVENSHSHTKPTYCVVYAEVVVNESSSLWNEISRFSTDDKHHFRHDHLFFGMCLERCKKLLQPFAKFRLNELSGSGEIRDIELLNYYINVHKRETDNRIQYGKIFRSCLNYEFQHNYGLRLRASIEYCEQANTTLKHDALDIVAYAIFGIITLASISSTIYDYRLKTKQSVNNRNEEFYKNSLESPAQQLFSSFSICRNFYRLTASSKTRSQTATDLQFFDGLRVLGVFLVLFAHSLILFMAIQVENPEFFEKFFYRPETAIIENGAAIIQIFFVMSGFLLYVNFIERNFVTTDTSISNCIIVYFKIFFHRYFRLLPSLAMLILFNSSILVRLQNGPFWRHYVEAERVFCREYWWQNGFFVNNYLLQESCSHHTWYLAADMQLFELFLIVLIIVSKFPKLRRVIYAILLVLTFTVTGFITYFLKLKPIYHTNPENYRYMFFRNAETFYQAYTPFYTNIGGYFFGFITAELYMKLRKYSKQYRGLVRYELSWWLLFPMAFGLLFGGAFFMSFEFENPSIWVALFASLYRNIWVLICCAVVFGMCLKLGWIAYEFCCLPFLRVFSKISYQAYLWHLVVLRLMGGYYRKPIYINRFYLIGQIIIAFFLTQLVAFVFALFVEYPVAEIIKYSLPYYKRERQERKKDIYSLN; the protein is encoded by the exons atgttttattttaatttattcctcCTTAACAACATTTTCTTTTGGGGAAATGTTATCCCTGTTGTAGGACAATTTGATA tGACTATTTACAAGAAAATGCCGCCACTTTATCAGTTCGATGACTACGATCAATGTCTTCAAGTTGAAAACAGCCACTCCCATACGAAGCCGACGTATTGTGTCGTATACGCGGAAGTTGTTGTAAATGAATCTTCGAGTCTTTGGAATGAAATATCCAGGTTCTCTACAGACGATAAACATCACTTCAGACACGATCACTTGTTTTTCGGAATGTGCCTAGAACGCTGTAAGAAACTGTTGCAGCCATTCGCCAAATTTCGTCTGAACGAGTTGTCGGGAAGTGGAGAAATTCGCGACATTGAG CTTCTTAACTACTACATTAACGTGCATAAACGGGAAACTGACAACCGCATTCAGTATGGGAAAATCTTCAGAAGTTGTCTTAATTACGAGTTCCAACATAATTATGGGTTGCGATTGCGTGCAAGCATTGAATACTGCGAGCAAGCGAATACAACATTGAAACATG ATGCATTAGACATTGTTGCTTATGCCATTTTCGGCATTATCACTTTGGCCTCAATCTCTTCAACCATATACGATTATCGTTTGAAAACCAAGCAGTCCGTAAATAATCGAAATGaagagttttataaaaattcacttGAAAGTCcag CCCAACAACTATTCAGCTCATTTTCGATTTGTCGCAATTTTTATCGGTTAACCGCGTCGTCGAAAACTCGCAGCCAAACCGCAACAGACCTCCAATTTTTCGATGGCTTGCGAGTATTAGGAGTATTTCTGGTATTATTTGCGCACTCTTTAATACTTTTCATGGCCATACAGGTTGAAAATCCTGAATTCTTCGAGAAGTTTTTCTATCGTCCGGAAACAGCCATAATTGAAAATGGCGCAGctataattcaaatattttttgttatgagCGGATTTCTATTATATGTGAATTTTATCGAAAGAAATTTCGTTACCACCGACACCAGCATAAGCAATTGTATTATTgtttacttcaaaattttctttcacaGATATTTCAG GCTTTTACCATCACTAGCAATGCTAATTCTCTTCAATTCATCTATACTTGTGCGTCTACAAAATGGACCATTTTGGAGGCATTATGTGGAAGCAGAACGCGTCTTTTGTCGCGAATATTGGTGGCAGAATGGTTTCTTCGTTAATAATTACCTGCTGCAGGAGAGT TGCTCTCACCATACCTGGTATCTTGCTGCTGACATGCAACTTTTCGAACTATTTCTTATTGTGTTAATCATCGTAAGCAA ATTTCCCAAACTTCGTAGAGTTATATACGCCATCCTCTTAGTATTGACCTTTACGGTAACAGGATTTATTACATactttttgaaacttaaacCTATATACCATACGAATCCAGA AAACTACCGTTATATGTTTTTCCGCAACGCTGAAACCTTTTACCAGGCATACACGCCGTTTTACACAAATATTGGTGGCTACTTTTTCGGCTTCATAACTGCTGAGTTGTATATGAAGTTACGAAAGTATTCCAAACAATATCGTGGGTTAGTGCGATACGAACTCAGTTGGTGGCTATTATTCCCAATGGCTTTTGGTTTACTTTTTGGCGGAGCCTTTTTTATGTCGTTCGAATTTGAAAACCCTTCAATTTGGGTAGCTCTTTTTGCCAGCTTGTATCGGAATATATGGGTTTTAATATGTTGTGCAGTAGTTTTTGGGATGTGCCTCAAGTTGGGAT ggaTCGCTTATGAATTCTGCTGCCTACCCTTTCTTCgggtattttcaaaaatttcatatcaAGCCTATCTCTGGCACCTGGTCGTCTTGCGTTTAATGGGCGGTTACTATAGGAAACCAATTTATATAAATCGCTTTTATTTG ATTGGCCAGATTATAATAGCATTTTTTCTTACGCAACtggttgcttttgtttttgcattgtttGTGGAGTATCCAGTCgcagaaataattaaatattcacTACCATATTACAAACGTGAGaggcaagaaagaaaaaaagacatTTATAGCTTAAACTAA